The Arachis duranensis cultivar V14167 chromosome 2, aradu.V14167.gnm2.J7QH, whole genome shotgun sequence genome has a window encoding:
- the LOC107474618 gene encoding protein N-terminal glutamine amidohydrolase, with amino-acid sequence MEQLISDVSHFHHTPYYCEENVYLLCKKLCTDGIANAEGSDIFVVFISNEKKQIPLWNQKASHRADGVILWDYHVICIQINQGGGPPQVWDLDSSLPFPSPLPSYISETIRPSFKLFSDFNRLFRVVHAPIFLRCFASDRRHMKDSDGNWMQEPPQHEPIVAEDGTVHNLNEYINISAANATTDFSSIKHELYTQKHGVVIKENQLEELFSQIALQ; translated from the exons atggagcaactaatTTCGGATGTTTCTCACTTCCACCATACCCCTTATTATTG TGAGGAGAATGTATATTTGCTTTGCAAGAAGTTGTGCACTGATGGGATAGCCAATGCTGAAGGATCtgatatttttgttgttttcattTCCAATGAAAAGAAGCAG ATCCCACTCTGGAATCAGAAGGCTAGCCACAGAGCAGATGGCGTTATTCTCTGGGATTATCATGTAATTTGCATTCAG ATAAATCAAGGGGGTGGCCCTCCTCAAGTTTGGGATTTAGATTCAAGTCTTCCTTTTCCTTCCCCTCTACCTTCATATATATCTGAAACAATTCGACCATCTTTCAAGCTATTTTCTGATTTTAATAG GTTATTTCGTGTTGTGCATGCTCCGATATTCCTTCGTTGTTTTGCATCTGACAGAAGACACATGAAAGATTCTGATGGAAACTGGATGCAAGAACCTCCTCAGCATGAACCCATTGTTGCTGAAG ACGGAACAGTGCATAATCTGAATGAATACATAAACATATCTGCTGCAAATGCTACTACTGATTTCAGTTCGATCAAACATGAACTTTATACACAGAAACATGGTGTCGTGATAAAGGAAAATCAGCTGGAGGAATTATTTTCCCAGATTGCTTTACAATAG
- the LOC107474619 gene encoding magnesium-chelatase subunit ChlH, chloroplastic, with protein MASLVSSPFTLPSSKTDQLSSISQRHLFLHSFLPKKANCHGNSSRSSLRVKCAAIGNGLFTQTTPEVRRIVPDKNNNNQNLPTVKIVYVVLEAQYQSSLSAAVRALNSTNKDASFEVVGYLVEELRDEATYKTFCKDLEDANVFIGSLIFVEELALKVKAAVEKERERLDAVLVFPSMPEVMRLNKLGSFSMSQLGQSKSPFFQLFKKKKTSSAGFADSMLKLVRTLPKVLKYLPSDKAQDARLYILSLQFWLGGSPDNLQNFLKMISGSYVPALKGTKMEYSEPVLYLDTGIWHPLAPCMYDDVKEYLNWYGTRRDADEKLRSPNAPVIGLILQRSHIVTGDDGHYVAVIMELEARGAKVIPIFAGGLDFSGPVERFLIDPISKKPFVNLVVSLTGFALVGGPARQDHPRAVEALSKLDVPYIVALPLVFQTTEEWLNSTLGLHPIQVALQVALPELDGGMEPIVFAGRDPKTGKSHALHKRVEQLCTRAIKWAELKRKSKEEKRLAITVFSFPPDKGNVGTAAYLNVFASIFSVLKDLKYDGYNVEGLPETPEALIEEVIHDKEAQFSSPNLNIAYKMSVREYQKLTPYATALEENWGKPPGNLNADGENLLVYGKQYGNVFIGVQPTFGYEGDPMRLLFSKSASPHHGFAAYYSFVEKIFKADAVLHFGTHGSLEFMPGKQVGMSDVCYPDSLIGNIPNVYYYAANNPSEATIAKRRSYANTISYLTPPAENAGLYKGLKQLSELISSYQSLKDTGRGPQIVSSIISTAKQCNLDKDVALPDEGEELPAKERDLVVGKVYSKIMEIESRLLPCGLHVIGEPPSALEAVATLVNIAALDRPEDGISSLPSILAETVGRNIEEVYRGSDKGILKDVELLRQITEASRGAITSFVEKTTNKKGQVVDVSNKLTSILGFGINEPWIQYLSNTKFYRADREKLRTLFEFLGECLKLVVADNELGSLKQALEGKYVEPGPGGDPIRNPKVLPTGKNIHALDPQAIPTTAAMQSAKIVVDRLIERQKVDNGGKYPETIALVLWGTDNIKTYGESLAQVLWMIGVRPVADTFGRVNRVESVSLEELGRPRIDVVVNCSGVFRDLFINQMNLLDRAVKMVAELDEPAEQNFVRKHALEQAQSLRIDVREAATRIFSNASGSYSSNINLAVENSSWNDEKQLQDMYLSRKSFAFDCDAPGAGMMEKRKVFEMALSTADATFQNLDSSEISLTDVSHYFDSDPTNLVQNLRKDGKKPSAYIADTTTANAQVRTLAETVRLDARTKPGQVDNWVYEEANTTFIQDEEMLKKLMNTNPNSFRKLVQTFLEANGRGYWETSEDNIEKLRQLYSEVEDKIEGIDR; from the exons ATGGCTTCTTTAGTATCTTCACCATTCACACTACCGAGTTCTAAAACCGACCAACTCTCTTCTATTTCACAGAGACATCTCTTCCTTCATTCTTTCCTTCCAAAGAAGGCAAACTGCCAtggaaactcatcaagatcTTCCCTCAGAGTGAAATGTGCTGCAATTGGCAATGGCCTCTTCACACAAACCACACCAGAAGTTCGTAGAATAGTTCCagacaagaacaacaacaaccagAACCTTCCAACGGTTAAGATTGTATATGTGGTTCTTGAAGCTCAGTACCAATCATCTTTGTCTGCTGCAGTTAGAGCTCTCAACAGCACCAACAAAGATGCTTCCTTTGAGGTTGTTGGTTACTTGGTCGAGGAGCTTCGCGACGAAGCCACTTACAAGACATTCTGCAAGGATTTGGAGGACGCCAATGTCTTCATTGGCTCATTGATCTTTGTGGAGGAACTTGCCCTCAAG GTTAAGGCTGCTGTGGAGAAAGAAAGGGAGAGGCTTGATGCAGTTCTTGTGTTCCCATCAATGCCTGAGGTGATGAGGCTCAACAAATTAGGCTCGTTCAGCATGTCACAGCTTGGACAATCCAAGAGCCCCTTTTTTCAgctcttcaagaagaagaagacctCTTCTGCAGGTTTCGCCGACAGCATGTTGAAGCTTGTGAGGACACTGCCAAAGGTTTTGAAGTACTTGCCAAGTGATAAGGCTCAAGATGCTAGGCTCTATATCCTGAGCCTGCAGTTTTGGCTTGGCGGTTCGCCTGATAACTTGCAGAATTTCTTGAAGATGATTTCAGGGTCTTATGTTCCGGCCTTGAAAGGGACAAAGATGGAGTATTCGGAGCCAGTTTTGTACTTGGACACCGGAATTTGGCATCCTTTAGCACCTTGTATGTATGATGATGTTAAGGAGTATTTGAATTGGTATGGAACAAGAAGGGATGCTGATGAGAAGCTTAGGAGTCCGAATGCGCCGGTAATTGGTTTGATTTTGCAGAGGAGCCATATTGTGACTGGAGATGATGGTCATTACGTGGCTGTGATCATGGAGCTGGAGGCCAGAGGGGCCAAGGTTATTCCGATTTTCGCTGGAGGACTTGACTTTTCGGGACCAGTGGAGAGGTTCTTGATTGATCCAATTAGTAAGAAACCGTTTGTGAATTTGGTTGTGTCCCTAACCGGCTTCGCCCTTGTTGGAGGCCCTGCCAGGCAAGACCATCCGAGAGCAGTTGAGGCGTTGAGCAAGCTAGATGTTCCTTATATTGTTGCATTGCCATTGGTGTTCCAGACAACAGAAGAGTGGCTGAACAGTACTTTGGGTTTGCACCCAATTCAGGTTGCTCTTCAAGTTGCCCTACCCGAGCTAGACGGTGGTATGGAGCCAATAGTTTTCGCTGGCCGAGATCCAAAAACTG GAAAATCTCACGCTCTTCACAAGAGAGTGGAGCAGCTCTGCACTAGGGCGATCAAGTGGGCTGAActgaaaagaaaatcaaag GAAGAGAAGAGACTAGCAATTACTGTCTTTAGTTTCCCACCAGACAAAGGAAATGTAGGAACTGCTGCCTACCTGAATGTCTTTGCCTCCATATTCTCTGTTCTCAAAGATCTTAAGTATGATGGTTACAATGTTGAGGGACTTCCGGAGACTCCAGAAGCCTTGATCGAAGAAGTAATACATGACAAAGAAGCTCAATTCAGCAGCCCAAATCTGAACATTGCTTACAAAATGAGTGTCCGGGAATACCAAAAACTTACTCCCTACGCCACAGCACTAGAAGAAAACTGGGGAAAACCACCGGGGAATCTGAATGCGGATGGAGAGAACCTGTTGGTATATGGTAAACAATATGGTAATGTTTTCATAGGTGTTCAGCCCACCTTTGGTTATGAAGGCGATCCTATGCGGTTGCTTTTCTCTAAATCTGCTAGCCCACATCATGGATTTGCAGCCTATTACTCTTTCGTCGAGAAAATATTCAAAGCCGATGCTGTCCTTCACTTCGGGACACATGGTTCACTTGAATTCATGCCTGGAAAGCAGGTTGGGATGAGTGATGTATGTTACCCAGACAGTCTCATTGGCAATATTCCCAATGTCTATTACTATGCTGCAAACAATCCTTCTGAAGCCACCATAGCAAAACGTAGGAGTTATGCCAACACCATTAGCTATCTCACTCCTCCGGCAGAAAATGCAGGACTCTACAAAGGTCTGAAGCAACTAAGTGAACTCATTTCGTCGTATCAGTCCCTCAAGGACACTGGCCGTGGGCCACAAATTGTCAGTTCAATTATCAGCACAGCCAAACAATGCAATCTTGACAAGGATGTCGCCCTGCCGGACGAGGGTGAAGAGCTCCCAGCTAAAGAGAGAGACCTTGTAGTTGGAAAGGTGTATTCTAAGATCATGGAGATCGAGTCTCGCCTTTTGCCATGTGGGCTGCATGTCATTGGTGAGCCCCCATCAGCCTTGGAAGCAGTTGCTACTCTGGTGAATATTGCTGCTCTTGACCGTCCTGAAGATGGCATTTCTTCACTCCCATCTATACTAGCCGAGACTGTGGGAAGAAACATAGAGGAAGTTTATAGAGGGAGCGACAAAGGAATACTGAAGGACGTGGAGCTCCTTCGGCAAATAACCGAAGCGTCCCGTGGAGCAATTACTTCCTTTGTGGAGAAAACAACTAATAAGAAGGGTCAAGTTGTTGATGTATCAAATAAACTTACCTCAATCCTTGGGTTCGGCATAAATGAGCCGTGGATTCAGTACTTGTCAAACACCAAATTCTACCGTGCTGATAGGGAAAAACTCAGAACATTGTTTGAGTTTTTGGGAGAGTGTCTGAAGTTGGTTGTGGCTGACAATGAATTGGGAAGTTTGAAACAAGCTTTGGAGGGTAAATACGTCGAGCCAGGACCCGGTGGTGATCCAATTAGAAATCCTAAAGTTCTGCCAACTGGAAAGAACATTCATGCGCTCGACCCACAAGCTATTCCTACTACTGCAGCAATGCAGAGTGCTAAAATAGTAGTGGACAGATTGATTGAGAGGCAGAAGGTTGATAATGGAGGGAAGTATCCTGAAACTATTGCACTTGTATTATGGGGAACAGACAATATCAAAACATATGGTGAATCCCTGGCTCAGGTCTTGTGGATGATTGGTGTGAGACCAGTGGCCGATACCTTCGGAAGGGTCAACCGTGTGGAATCTGTCAGTCTTGAAGAGCTTGGAAGGCCTAGGATTGATGTCGTCGTTAATTGCTCGGGAGTGTTCAGAGACCTTTTCATCAATCAG ATGAATCTTCTGGATAGAGCAGTGAAGATGGTTGCCGAGTTAGATGAACCAGCCGAGCAGAACTTTGTAAGGAAGCATGCATTGGAGCAAGCTCAATCCCTCAGGATTGATGTTCGGGAAGCTGCAACAAGGATCTTCTCCAACGCCTCAGGGTCATACTcttcaaacattaacctggctGTGGAGAACTCCTCATGGAATGATGAGAAGCAGCTTCAGGACATGTACCTTAGCCGAAAGTCTTTCGCATTCGACTGTGATGCTCCCGGTGCAGGCATGATGGAAAAGAGAAAAGTGTTCGAGATGGCTCTGAGCACAGCAGACGCCACATTCCAAAACCTTGACTCATCAGAAATCTCCCTCACTGATGTCAGCCATTACTTTGACTCGGACCCAACTAATTTGGTTCAAAATCTAAGGAAAGATGGGAAGAAGCCAAGTGCTTACATTGCTGACACCACCACAGCCAATGCGCAG GTGCGGACCCTTGCTGAGACGGTTCGACTTGACGCAAGAACCAAGCCAGGCCAAGTTGACAACTGGGTATACGAAGAAgccaacacaacattcattcAAGACGAGGAAATGCTGAAGAAGCTCATGAACACCAACCCCAATTCCTTCAGGAAGCTGGTGCAGACATTCTTGGAAGCCAATGGGCGCGGCTATTGGGAGACTTCAGAAGATAACATTGAGAAGCTGAGGCAGTTGTACTCTGAAGTTGAAGACAAGATTGAAGGCATTGATCGCTGA